The following are encoded together in the Lathyrus oleraceus cultivar Zhongwan6 chromosome 3, CAAS_Psat_ZW6_1.0, whole genome shotgun sequence genome:
- the LOC127131968 gene encoding uncharacterized protein LOC127131968 has product MRSIHDHEFAQFLIRIEDGNEPAKEDDMVKIPAKIVIPWEDESSIKKLIQHTFPQLENHGWDASYMVERAILTPQNCDVHMLNDMIINNFPGDEHILLSFDEVEGDTHNLYQQEYLHTISPGTLPPHILKIKIRNLLDVEILIGHNAGKRAFLPRIKLKTTDGARLPFVLIRKQFPVKLSFSITINKSQGQTIPNVGIYLPRHVFNHRQLLVALSRGVSWAATIVLIKDGKVEGGEGDYTKNIVFK; this is encoded by the exons ATGCGATCAATTCATGACCATGAGTTTGCACAGTTTCTAATAAGGATTGAAGATGGTAATGAACCTGCTAAAGAGGATGACATGGTCAAGATTCCTGCTAAAATTGTAATACCATGGGAAGATGAAAGCTCAATAAAAAAGCTTATACAACATACATTTCCCCAATTAGAAAACCATGGATGGGATGCTTCATATATGGTGGAGAGAGCCATACTTACTCCCCAAAATTGTGATGTACATATGTTGAATGACATGATTATTAATAACTTCCCCGGAGATGAACATATTTTGTTATCTTTTGATGAGGTTGAGGGTGATACTCATAATCTATATCAACAGGAATACTTACACACAATTTCTCCTGGTACTTTACCACCACATATTTTAAAGATAAAAATAAG GAATTTGCTTGATGTTGAAATACTTATAGGCCACAACGCAGGAAAAAGAGCTTTCTTGCCAAGAATTAAGCTCAAAACCACTGATGGTGCGAGACTTCCTTTTGTGCTTATTAGAAAACAGTTTCCTGTCAAACTAAGTTTTTCAATCACTATAAATAAATCACAAGGACAAACAATTCCAAATGTCGGAATTTATCTTCCACGACATGTTTTCAATCACCGACAATTGTTAGTTGCTTTATCAAGAGGTGTTTCGTGGGCTGCAACAATAGTGCTAATTAAAGACGGAAAAGTAGAGGGGGGAGAAGGGGATTATACCAAaaatatagtttttaaataa
- the LOC127128656 gene encoding uncharacterized protein LOC127128656 — protein MYAEEKPKASEDKPQTKLPLPEIKWEHHKVHDKKAIITMFGTSATYGSADGSALIASCSEGTDIILWHGKTGKSLGHVDTNQLKNNMATISPNGRFIAAAAFTVDVKVWEIVYAKDGSVKEVSNVM, from the coding sequence ATGTATGCTGAAGAGAAACCTAAAGCTTCTGAAGATAAGCCACAAACAAAGCTTCCTCTCCCAGAGATTAAGTGGGAACATCACAAAGTTCATGATAAAAAAGCAATAATTACTATGTTTGGAACCTCCGCCACTTATGGCAGTGCTGATGGAAGTGCATTAATTGCTTCGTGTTCAGAAGGGACTGACATCATTCTTTGGCATGGAAAAACTGGGAAGAGTTTGGGGCATGTGGATACAAATCAACTTAAAAATAACATGGCTACTATATCTCCCAATGGGCGCTTCATTGCAGCTGCAGCGTTTACTGTAGATGTTAAGGTCTGGGAGATTGTATATGCAAAGGATGGATCTGTGAAGGAAGTTTCAAATGTTATGTAG